In Nicotiana tabacum cultivar K326 chromosome 19, ASM71507v2, whole genome shotgun sequence, one DNA window encodes the following:
- the LOC107797716 gene encoding magnesium transporter MRS2-3 translates to MRGITPPPKFTVPSPEDDAADILRPNTAIPGGINVGPGLRKKGTGIRSWLLLDSTGQTQVVEVGKHAIMRRTGLPARDLRILDPLLSYPSTVLGRERAIVINLEHIKAIITGQEVLLLNARDPSVSPFVEELQRRILRHYQATKSQEAGGGCDNADWTNLYDLEEPQSGAVSPPNLSASFRAKDENKADGKQQAGENRDGPKLLPFEFVALEACLEAACSCLDNEARTLEQEAHPALDKLTSKISTLNLERVRQIKSRLVAITGRVQKVRDELEHLLDDDEDMAEMYLTDKLMEQLENSSVSSISGQDGINEEVIQLNMDDRVPAEISMDANAGSTSYDADIPHIDNQQERLFGGPNALSRGSRGTHTSTTRSAISKHLDVEELEMLLEAYFVQIDGTLNKLNTLREYVDDTEDYINIMLDDKQNHLLQMGVMLTTATLVVSAFVVVAGIFGMNITIELFDEAKAGMPEFLWTIGGGATGSLFLYVIAIAWCKHKQLLE, encoded by the exons ATGAGAGGGATCACTCCGCCGCCGAAGTTCACGGTTCCGTCGCCGGAAGATGACGCAGCCGATATACTCCGACCAAACACCGCCATCCCCGGCGGCATAAACGTCGGCCCTGGGTTGCGAAAGAAGGGGACGGGAATACGGTCATGGCTTCTATTGGATTCAACTGGGCAGACTCAAGTTGTGGAAGTCGGAAAACATGCTATTATGCGCCGAACTGGACTTCCGGCCCGTGATCTTCGCATATTGGACCCGCTTCTATCGTATCCGTCTACTGTATTGGGCCGTGAACGGGCTATCGTCATCAATTTGGAGCATATCAAGGCTATTATTACGGGCCAGGAGGTCCTCTTGCTCAACGCTAGGGATCCCTCTGTTTCTCCTTTCGTTGAAGAGCTTCAACGGAGAATTTTGCGCCATTATCAAGCTACCAAGTCCCAG GAAGCTGGAGGGGGTTGTGATAATGCAGACTGGACAAATCTGTATGACCTGGAAGAGCCACAATCCGGAGCAGTTTCTCCTCCAAACTTGTCTGCTAGCTTCCGAGCAAAGGATGAGAACAAGGCTGATGGGAAGCAGCAAGCTGGTGAGAACCGAGATGGGCCAAAGCTTCTCCCATTTGAGTTTGTTGCTTTGGAGGCATGCCTGGAGGCTGCTTGCAGTTGTTTGGATAATGAG GCTAGAACATTGGAGCAAGAAGCTCATCCTGCTTTAGATAAGCTGACATCAAAGATTAGTACTCTCAACTTGGAACGTGTTCGTCAAATCAAAAGCCGCTTGGTTGCTATTACAGGACGTGTTCAGAAG GTCAGAGATGAACTGGAGCATCTACTGGATGATGATGAGGATATGGCTGAGATGTATTTGACTGACAAGCTGATGGAACAACTTGAAAATTCTTCTGTTTCCTCTATAAGTGGGCAAGATGGCATCAATGAGGAAGTTATTCAGTTGAACATGGATGATAG GGTTCCTGCGGAAATCTCAATGGACGCAAATGCAGGTTCCACCAGTTATGATGCGGACATTCCACATATTGACAACCAGCAGGAACGGTTGTTTGGTGGTCCAAATGCTCTTAGCCGAGGTAGTCGTGGGACACATACTAGTACGACTCGAAGTGCTATAAGCAAACATCTTGACGTGGAGGAGCTTGAAATGCTCTTAGAAGCATATTTTGTTCAAATCGATGGTACATTGAACAAATTGAACACG CTGCGGGAGTATGTGGATGACACGGAGGACTACATCAACATCATGCTGGATGACAAGCAGAACCATCTTTTACAAATGGGCGTCATGTTAACAACAGCAACTCTTGTGGTGAGCGCCTTTGTTGTTGTGGCTGGAATTTTCGGCATGAATATTACCATTGAACTATTCGACGAAGCTAAAGCTGGGATGCCAGAATTCTTATGGACAATTGGTGGTGGTGCCACTGGCAGTCTCTTCTTATATGTGATTGCAATTGCCTGGTGTAAGCACAAGCAATTGCTGGAGTGA
- the LOC107797715 gene encoding protein SOB FIVE-LIKE 5-like, protein MDYGMLAADSECSSGCESGWTLYLENSFLTHASCKGKNFEADKSLKQNQEEEEEEEDLSMVSDASSGPPHFHQEEEEYGHNINGCHYYAPINPTFPKSNSKRQKAKEKQHLSVLDDTASSPFFDFSNNNFTMNKNTKSVENVLDFSQGYSTTHFQGRSAYQEHYGYFQSSLLPGNKLQENQWFEEKRWG, encoded by the exons atggaTTATGGAATGTTGGCAGCTGATTCAGAATGTAGTAGTGGATGTGAGTCTGGTTGGACTTTGTACTTAGAAAATTCTTTTCTAACTCATGCTTCTTGTAAAGGCAAAAACTTTGAAGCTGACAAGAGTTTAAAGCAAAatcaagaagaggaagaagaagaggaggatttgtCAATGGTTTCTGATGCATCTTCAGgacctccacattttcatcaagaagaagaagaatatggaCATAATATTAATGGTTGTCATTATTATGCACCCATTAATCCTACATTCCCTAAAAGCAATTCCAAAAGGCAGAAAGCTAAAGAAAAACAACATCTTTCTGTACTGGATGATACAGCTAGCTCACCTTTCTTCGACTTCTCCAAT AACAATTTCACTATGAACAAGAACACAAAGTCAGTGGAAAATGTGTTGGATTTTTCACAAGGTTACTCTACTACACACTTTCAG GGGAGATCTGCTTACCAGGAACACTATggttatttccagtcatctctgTTACCTGGAAACAAATTGCAAGAAAACCA ATGGTTTGAAGAGAAGAGGTGGGGATAA